A window of Deltaproteobacteria bacterium genomic DNA:
AGGTGGCGGTTTTGGAAGTGGCGGACAACGCCCGTTACCCCGGCAAGGACGCCGTGCCCCTGTCCGTCCTCGTCAACCCCGAGATCGTACCGCTGGATGACGAAACGGAAGACGACTGGGAGGGCTGCCTGAGCATCCCCGAGATCCGCGGCCGGGTGCCCCGCTACAAGCGCCTGCGAGTGACCGCGCTGGACCGGGACGGCCACGCGCTGGATTTCGTCGCCGAGGGTTTCCACGCACGCGTCATCCAGCACGAAGTGGACCACCTGCGCGGCCACGTCTACATGGACCGCATGCCCGATCTCACGACGCTGACCTACCTCACCGAGTTGGCACGGTATTGGACCAATCGATAAATGTCAACGAACGGCGTTCGGTCCAATTCGGTCTAGTCCCCAGCCAACGTCCGGATCTGCAACTCCCCAAGCTGTCTTGGGTCCACCGCGGTGGGCGCTTCCGTCAGCATGCACACCGCGCGCTGGCTCTTCGGAAACGCGATGACGTCTCGAATCGCCGGCGAGTCGCTCAGCAGCATGGCCATCCGGTCGACGCCGAAGGCGATGCCGCCGTGCGGGGGTGCGCCGAGATCCAGGGCTTCCAGGAGGAAGCCGAACTGGTCCTCCACGGTGTCGGGGTTCACGTCGAGCAGCGACAGCACCTGCCGTTGCAGTTCGGGGGAATGGATCCGGATGCTGCCGCCGCCCAGTTCCATGCCGTTGAGCACCAGGTCGTAGGCGCGGGACTTCACCCGGGCGGGGTCGGATTCCAGCAGCGGCAGGTCTTCCTCCCGCGGGGCGGTGAACGGGTGGTGCACGGCGGTGTAGCGGCCTTCGGCCTTCCTCCACTCCACCAGCGGGAAGTCGAGGACCCATGCGAACGCCTGGACGCCCTCCTGCACGAGGCCGAGGCGCCGGCCCATCTCCAGCCGCAGGTTGGCAAGGCCCTCGTTGACGACGTCGAAGTCGTCCGCGAGCATGAAGATGACGTCGCCGGGCTGCACCCCGGTGAGATCGCGGAGCGCGTCCTTCTCCGCCTCGCTCAGGAACTTCGTCAGCGGCGACTGCCAGTCGCTGTCGGTGACCTTGATCCAGGCGAGGCCCTTGGCGCCGTAACGGCCCACCAGCTCGGTGAGATCGTCCAGTTCCTTGCGCGACAGGTCGCCGGCCCCAGGCGCCCGCAGGCCCTTGACGATACCGCCGGCCGCCAGGGCGCGCGTGAAGATGGCAACCTTGGAGTCGCGGAACGTGTCCGACAGCTCCACCAGCTCCAGGCCGAAGCGCAGGTCGGGCTTGTCCGTGCCGTACCGCCCCATGGCCTCCTCCCAACTCAAGCGCCGGAACGGCGTCTCCAGCTCCACCCCACGGACCTCCCGAAACACCCGCGCCATCATGCCCTCTACCATGTCGAAGATGTCCTCGGGCTGCACAAAGGACATCTCGATGTCGAGCTGGGTGAACTCGGGCTGCCGGTCCATGCGCAGGTCCTCGTCGCGGAAGCAGCGCACGATCTGGAAATAGCGGTCCACGCCGCCCACCATGAGGATCTGCTTGAAGAGCTGGGGCGACTGGGGCAGCGCGTAGAACTTGCCCGGGTGCATGCGGCTGGGAACGAGGTAGTCGCGCGCGCCCTCGGGCGTGCTCTTGGTGAGCACGGGGGTCTCCACCTCCATGAACGACAGGTCGTTCAGATGGTTGCGGATGGTGGACAGCATCCGGTGGCGGATCTCCAGGGGGCGCAGGCCGCGCGGGCGCCGCAGGTCGAGATAGCGGTAACGGAAGCGGCTGGTCTCGGTGGGCTCGACCTCGTCGTCGACGGGAAACGGCGGCACCCGCGACGGGTTGAGCACCCGCAGCTCCCGCGCCATCAGTTCCAGCGCGCCGGTGGCGATGTTGGGATTCACGGTCTCCTCGGACCGGTGCACCAGCGTTCCGCGCACCGCCAGCACGTCCTCGGAACGCACCCGCTTGGCCTTGTCGTGGGCCTCGGGCGTCACCTCGGGGTTCAGCACCACCTGGACCATGCCGGAGCGGTCCCGCAGGTCGATGAAGAGAAGACCGCCGTGGTCCCGCACGGACTGGGTCCAGCCCATCAGCGTCAGTTCCCGGCCCACGTCGCCCTCGCCCGGCTCGCCGCAGCGGCAGCTCCGCTGCCAATCGCCCATCAGATCCACATTCCGCTCGTTCACGTGTTCACCCGAGACTTTCCTCAACGTCCGCAAAATCCACCTCGGTCTGTTCCTTGGTCGCCATGTGGCGCACCAGTGCCCTGCCCTTCTCCATCTCGTCGGGGCCGACGATGAGCACCACGCTGGCCTCTTGCTTGTCCGCCCGGCGCATCTGGCTCTTGAGGCTCCGGGCCTCG
This region includes:
- the def gene encoding peptide deformylase — protein: MAILKVARLGNPVLRRPARAVPAEIVGKADFQRFIDDMVVTMREYQGVGLAAVQVHESMQVAVLEVADNARYPGKDAVPLSVLVNPEIVPLDDETEDDWEGCLSIPEIRGRVPRYKRLRVTALDRDGHALDFVAEGFHARVIQHEVDHLRGHVYMDRMPDLTTLTYLTELARYWTNR
- the aspS gene encoding aspartate--tRNA ligase; this translates as MGDWQRSCRCGEPGEGDVGRELTLMGWTQSVRDHGGLLFIDLRDRSGMVQVVLNPEVTPEAHDKAKRVRSEDVLAVRGTLVHRSEETVNPNIATGALELMARELRVLNPSRVPPFPVDDEVEPTETSRFRYRYLDLRRPRGLRPLEIRHRMLSTIRNHLNDLSFMEVETPVLTKSTPEGARDYLVPSRMHPGKFYALPQSPQLFKQILMVGGVDRYFQIVRCFRDEDLRMDRQPEFTQLDIEMSFVQPEDIFDMVEGMMARVFREVRGVELETPFRRLSWEEAMGRYGTDKPDLRFGLELVELSDTFRDSKVAIFTRALAAGGIVKGLRAPGAGDLSRKELDDLTELVGRYGAKGLAWIKVTDSDWQSPLTKFLSEAEKDALRDLTGVQPGDVIFMLADDFDVVNEGLANLRLEMGRRLGLVQEGVQAFAWVLDFPLVEWRKAEGRYTAVHHPFTAPREEDLPLLESDPARVKSRAYDLVLNGMELGGGSIRIHSPELQRQVLSLLDVNPDTVEDQFGFLLEALDLGAPPHGGIAFGVDRMAMLLSDSPAIRDVIAFPKSQRAVCMLTEAPTAVDPRQLGELQIRTLAGD